The Neoarius graeffei isolate fNeoGra1 chromosome 7, fNeoGra1.pri, whole genome shotgun sequence genome includes a region encoding these proteins:
- the LOC132888532 gene encoding tandem C2 domains nuclear protein produces the protein MAMECIKDCCKVFLGKEKEPEPQIITVQPFASLPEAEVKKRALGVSEDYLLSKLPPDGKEIPFVLPSFRSSYVQPQGMQYSSYQAGLHGSARATYAERKAELSSTGQFTYDPKSPTSPFNPGHVISCVSPRPMRRPLLRGGGHTSAFDQSMRQRLSASMLDLSSPPGHLQRDDSVNSVPSSTSSVRDSFGSSRSIESSTLSSDDRDLGKVCVRLSYQEAVEQVWITLVQCKDLCVYSDGIEPQRVGFKGIITMAKPVHFKTSVKEATPDVVIMETFVFTLNLEQLHGCALVLRLQTHNPRKHTQAECVLSLRTLASEETEHWLDLSPPCKTHVCHAELQLSTCFQPVSSRIQLQILTAQNLPSSSSSLLTHSFFVKVEMFSNGRFLMKRKTKLAKPSGGQVQWAESVLLPVTSQDYNIQLSVKLYSRGSIRRKYLLGQVILGFDSSSPDAVEQWTDSITHPEKVVTAWHRLSHC, from the exons ATGGCCATGGAGTGTATTAAAGACTGCTGCAAGGTGTTTCTGGGGAAGGAGAAAGAACCAGAGCCTCAAA TCATTACAGTTCAACCGTTTGCATCGCTGCCAGAGGCTGAAGTGAAGAAAAGAGCATTGGGCGTCTCGGAGGATTATCTTCTCTCCAAACTGCCTCCCGATGGCAAAGAAATACCTTTCGTACTCCCTTCGTTCAGATCTTCCTACGTACAGCCGCAAGGGATGCAGTACTCCAGCTACCAGGCTGGACTCCATG GTTCAGCGAGAGCCACATATGCAGAGAGGAAGGCGGAGCTGTCTTCTACAGGTCAATTCACCTATGACCCCAAGTCACCCACTTCCCCCTTTAACCCGGGTCATGTGATCAGCTGCGTCTCCCCGAGACCCATGAGACGACCCCTGCTGAGAGGCGGCGGACACACGTCAG CCTTCGACCAGAGCATGCGGCAGAGGCTCAGCGCCTCCATGTTGGATCTGTcgagtcctcccggacaccttcaG CGCGATGACTCAGTGAACAGTGTCCCGAGCAGCACGTCCTCCGTTCGGGATTCCTTTGGGAGCAGCCGTAGCATAG AATCCAGCACATTGTCGAGTGATGACCGGGATCTGGGGAAGGTGTGTGTGCGCTTGAGCTACCAGGAGGCAGTGGAGCAGGTGTGGATCACGCTGGTGCAG tgtaaggATCTGTGTGTGTACTCTGATGGCATCGAGCCACAGAGGGTCGGCTTTAAAGGGATCATCACCATGGCAAAGCCTGTGCACTTTAAGACTTCAGTAAAAGAAGCAACACCG GACGTGGTGATTATGGAGACGTTCGTCTTCACTCTAAACCTGGAGCAGCTGCATGGTTGTGCGCTGGTGCTGCGACTGCAAACACACAACCCTCGCAAGCACACGCAGGCCGAGTGTGTGTTATCTCTCCGGACGCTCGCATCGGAGGAGACTGAGCACTGGCTGGACCTGAGTCCACCCTGCAAGACGCAC GTCTGTCATGCTGAGCTCCAGTTATCCACCTGCTTCCAGCCGGTCAGCAGCCGAATCCAACTCCAGATCCTCACCGCTCAGAACCTCCCGTCATCATCAtcctcactcctcacacaca GTTTCTTTGTGAAAGTCGAGATGTTCAGCAACGGACGCTTTCTAATGAAGAGGAAAACGAAGCTGGCGAAGCCGTCCGGAGGGCAGGTCCAGTGGGCGGAGTCAGTGCTCCTGCCAGTCACCAGTCAGGACTACAACATACAGCTGTCAGTCAAACTCTACAGCCGTGGATCAATACGCAGGAAGTACCTGCTTGGACAG GTCATCCTGGGTTTCGACAGTTCGTCACCGGATGCTGTGGAGCAGTGGACCGACTCCATCACACACCCAGAGAAAGTGGTGACAGCATGGCACAGACTGAGCcactgctga